The Takifugu flavidus isolate HTHZ2018 chromosome 17, ASM371156v2, whole genome shotgun sequence genome contains a region encoding:
- the lmbr1 gene encoding limb region 1 protein homolog isoform X1, with amino-acid sequence MEEDDVTIREQNFHSQVREYIICFLIFAVLYIVSYCIITRYRKKSDDHEDEDAVVNRISLYLCTFTLAVSGGAVFLLPFSIISNEILLSFPKNYYIQWLNGSLIHGLWNLVSLFSNLCLFILMPFAYFFLESEGFAGSKKGIKARILETFVMLFLLALLILGIVWVASALIDNDAASMESLYDLWEFYLPYLYSCISLMGGLLLLLCTPVGLSRMFTVMGQLLVKPTILEDLDEQIYCIHLQEETLQRRLNGSSIHPYTRGGFTHQLNKELDNVRNQRNKLERRKKASGWEKNVLYPMVMLILLAGTTISVFMVAFNILYLLVDETAMPKGSTDRGIGNTTLSTFGVAQAVLQIVLMFYLMVSSVVGFYSLRAFAQLTPRKDDTTMTTIIGCCVSILVLSSALPVMSRTLGITTFDLLGDFGRFNWLGNFYIVLSYNLLFAVVTTLCLVRKFTSAVREELLKALGLDKLQLSNSPTDPESGKLSANGHQKTL; translated from the exons ATGGAAGAAGACGACGTTACTATCAGGGAGCAGAATTTCCACAGCCAAGTTCGAGAGTACATC atttGCTTCCTCATCTTTGCCGTCCTCTACATAGTTTCCTACTGCATCATAACCAGATACAGGAAGAAAAGCG ATGaccatgaggatgaggatgcagTTGTCAACAGAATATC TCTGTACCTGTGCACCTTCACCCTGGCAGTGTCGGGAGGTGCCGTCTTCCTGCTGCCCTTCTCCATCATCAGTAACGAGATCCTCCTTTCCTTCCCCAAAAACTATTACATCCAGTGGCTCAATGGCTCCCTCATTCACG GTCTGTGGAACCTGGTGTCGCTGTTCTCCAACCTTTGCCTCTTTATCCTGATGCCCTTTGCCTATTTCTTCTTGGAGTCTGAGGGATTTGCAGGATCGAAAAAG gGCATTAAGGCACGCATCCTTGAAACCTTTGTGATGCTCTTCTTGCTGGCTTTACTCATTCTGGGAATTGTCTGGGTGGCATCAGCACTTATTGACAATGATGCAGCCAGTATGGAGTCACTTTATG ATCTTTGGGAATTTTACCTGCCATACCTCTACTCCTGCATTTCACTTATGGGAGGACTGCTTTTACTCT TGTGCACTCCAGTGGGTTTGTCCAGGATGTTCACCGTCATGGGCCAGCTACTAGTGAAGCCAACG atcctggaggacctggatgaGCAAATTTACTGCATCCATTTGCAGGAGGAAACCCTTCAGAGGAGATTAAACG GGTCATCCATACACCCTTACACCAGAGGCGGCTTTACTCATCAGCTCAACAAAGAACTTGACAATGTTAGAAATCAGAGGAACAAACTGG agagaagaaagaaagcatCAGGTTGGGAGAAGAACGTGCTGTACCCGATGGTGATGCTGATCCTGCTCGCAGGAACG ACAATCTCAGTTTTCATGGTGGCGTTCAATATCCTCTACCTTCTTGTGGACGAGACTGCCATGCCCAAAGGATCCACA GATCGAGGTATTGGGAACACCACTCTGTCTACGTTCGGCGTGGCTCAGGCAGTACTGCAGATCGTGCTCATGTT CTACTTGATGGTGTCCTCAGTCGTTGGCTTTTACAGCCTGCGAGCCTTTGCGCAGCTCACTCCCAGGAAGGATGACACAACCATGACAACG ATCATCGGCTGCTGTGTGTCCATTTTAGTCCTGAGTTCAGCCCTTCCAGTGATGTCCAGGACTCTAG GTATCACCACATTTGACCTGCTGGGTGACTTTGGGAGATTCAACTGGCTGGGGAACTTTTACATCGTCCTCTCCTACAACTTGCTGTTCGCCGTCGTGACGACCCTGTGTCTCGTACGGAAATTCACCTCAGCGGTGCGGGAGGAGCTTCTGAAGGCCTTAG GTCTGGATAAATTGCAACTGTCAAACAGCCCCACAGACCCCGAATCGGGGAAGCTCTCGGCCAACGGGCATCAGAAAACTCTTTAg
- the mnx1 gene encoding motor neuron and pancreas homeobox protein 1 gives MEKSKNFRIDALLAVDTPKVQTAPLALVTSLSSSSSIPTSGSVAAPELTTGVDSLRTETPSPPRISTCGLIPKPGFLNSPHSMVGLHPQSTAAIPAQALYGHPMYTYSAAAITGQHPALSYSYPHGSHQHHSSDPIKLSASTFQLDHWLRVSTAGMMLPKMSDFNSQAQSNLLGKCRRPRTAFTSQQLLELEHQFKLNKYLSRPKRFEVATSLMLTETQVKIWFQNRRMKWKRSKKAKEQAAQEAEKQKGSKGGQEKADGLEQSDYNSKTDAKNGRIRDFRDSDDDEGDSFLYNSSECSSDDERNHTSDVSPQP, from the exons ATGGAGAAATCCAAAAACTTTCGCATTGACGCGCTGTTAGCAGTCGATACCCCCAAGGTCCAGACCGCCCCGCTGGCGCTGGTCacttccctgtcctcctcctcttccatcccGACGTCTGGAAGTGTTGCGGCTCCGGAGCTCACGACGGGCGTCGACTCTTTACGCACCGAGACGCCGTCTCCGCCGAGGATCTCCACCTGCGGCTTGATTCCCAAACCGGGTTTCCTCAACAGCCCGCACAGCATGGTTGGATTACATCCGCAGAGCACCGCAGCCATCCCCGCACAGGCTCTTTACGGCCATCCCATGTACACCTACTCCGCAGCTGCCATCACAGGCCAACACCCAGCGCTGTCCTACTCCTACCCGCACGgctcccaccagcaccacagcagcgACCCCATCAAACTGTCAGCCAGCACCTTCCAACTGGACCACTGGCTCCGGGTGTCCACGGCCGGGATGATGCTACCAAAGATGTCTGACTTTAACT cccaGGCGCAGTCCAACCTGCTCGGCAAGTGCAGGAGGCCAAGAACTGCCTTCAcgagccagcagctgctggagttgGAGCATCAGTTCAAGCTGAACAAGTACCTCTCACGACCCAAGCGCTTCGAAGTGGCGACGTCCCTCATGCTGACAGAAACGCAG GTTaaaatctggttccagaacagaCGCATGAAGTGGAAGAGGAGTAAGAAGGCCAAAGAGCAGGCCGCCCAGGAGGCCGAGAAGCAGAAAGGCAGCAAAGGCGGCCAGGAGAAGGCAGACGGACTCGAACAGTCGGACTATAACAGCAAGACAGACGCCAAAAACGGCAGAATAAGAGACTTTCGGGACAGCGACGACGACGAAGGCGACAGCTTCCTGTACAACTCGTCAGAATGCTCCTCGGACGACGAGAGGAATCACACGAGCGACGTCAGCCCGCAGCCCTGA
- the nom1 gene encoding LOW QUALITY PROTEIN: nucleolar MIF4G domain-containing protein 1 (The sequence of the model RefSeq protein was modified relative to this genomic sequence to represent the inferred CDS: inserted 1 base in 1 codon), with translation MKGKIKQKSKKPKGNEVLQKYMVAVGEFIKSEAGAEDGEHDRGLRFVKKKSRKELRKEKRKMKKAKMKSHYEGKKSTSSPEQVGGKSSSSPADKRQPKKKKTEETKKDLSQMQSSKSREDPGNESNSKSSTKTSTKKVNRLQESRKRALLEANEDEDREIKRLERCLGFNKRKNKKNLPQSFMADGLDYILGMLDSGGSAAAVYDGDEDMDTAKEKFQKLGEDESQLSGDEDNSDDDDDEMSGDEGSLEENDLEEEGDEDELDEEEGAEMEDEAPEDNAATSDDGSEVDEEDANATDSKSDTVASGAGKYIPPHLRTNEDGKRKAALQRLKRNVKGLVNRLSEPNMAYVSGQLEELYMSTSRKDMNDTLTEVLLAACVTPALMPDRLLTEHILLVSILHYSVGLEVGASFLETVVRKFDEVYKNPSEGKECDNLLAIIGHLYNFQVVHSLLIFDILKLLVKGFAEKDVELVLFMLRNVGFALRKDDALALKELISEGQRKAGEMGSKFQDQTRVRFMLETMLALKNNDMRKIPGYNPEPVERLRKLQRSLTSQAAGGSDMKLRXSLDNLLAAEQVGRWWIVGSSWSGAPMIDEDGKMNSKQSSVEGQFSAKVLKLARKQRMNTEVRRNIFCVIMTSEDYLDAFEKLIRMGLKDKQEREIVHVLMDCCLQEKSFNAFYAVLAEKFCSYDRRFQMTFQFSLWDKFKELSNLPSSTFNNLSQLVACFLQRKCLSLSILKVIEFGELDKPTVRFLRQVLTKLLKECDPEDIASIFGRISGIPKLGMLREGLKLFISHFLLKSAQSQGSAELSERAQVATKALEARAAKLKL, from the exons ATGAAGGGGAAAATCAAGCAGAAGAGCAAAAAGCCAAAGGGGAATGAAGTGCTACAGAAGTATATGGTAGCAGTGGGTGAATTTATCAAAAGCGAAGCTGGTGCTGAGGATGGAGAGCACGACCGTGGCTTGCGatttgtaaaaaagaaaagcagaaaagagcTGCGCAAAGAAAAGCGCAAAATGAAAAAAGCCAAAATGAAAAGCCACTATGAGGGTAAAAAGTCCACAAGTTCACCCGAGCAGGTTGGGGGGAAATCATCATCGTCACCGGCTGATAAACGAcagccaaagaagaagaaaacagaggagacaaagaaagatTTGTCCCAAATGCAGTCAAGTAAGTCCAGAGAGGATCCTGGGAATGAATCAAACTCAAAATCCTCCACGAAAACCTCAACCAAGAAAGTAAATAGGCTTCAAGAGTCAAGAAAAAGGGCCCTGTTGGAAGCAAATGAAGACGAGGACAGGGAAATAAAGAGATTAGAGCGCTGCCTGGGGTTTAAcaagagaaaaaacaagaaaaacctCCCACAGTCGTTCATGGCGGATGGACTGGACTACATCTTGGGGATGCTGGACTCCGGCGGGTCTGCTGCAGCCGTGTACGATGGTGATGAGGACATGGACACGGCCAAGGAGAAATTTCAGAAGCTTGGCGAGGATGAATCTCAGCTGTCAGGCGATGAGGAcaatagtgatgatgatgatgatgagatgtCTGGTGATGAAGGTTCGCTTGAGGAAAATGActtggaggaggaaggtgatgaggatgaactggatgaggaggaaggagcagaaatgGAGGATGAAGCGCCTGAGGACAATGCTGCTACTTCTGATGATGGAAGTGAGGTGGACGAAGaagatgctaatgctactgaTAGCAAGTCGGACACT GTGGCTTCTGGAGCAGGTAAATACATCCCCCCTCACCTGCGAACCAATGAAGACGGCAAGCGGAAAGCTGCGCTTCAGAGGCTAAAGAGGAACGTTAAAGGCCTGGTGAACAG GCTGAGTGAGCCAAATATGGCCTACGTCAGcggtcagctggaggagctgtacATGAGCACCAGCAGGAAGGACATGAATGACACCCTGACGGAGGTGCTGCTGGCAGCCTGCGTCACCCCGGCACTGATGCCTGACCGACTGCTGACGGAACACATCCTCCTCGTCAGCATCCTGCATTACAGTGTCGGGTTAGAG GTGGGGGCCAGTTTTCTCGAGACGGTTGTGAGAAAGTTTGATGAAGTCTACAAAAACCCAAGCGAGGGCAAGGAGTGTGACAACCTGCTCGCCATCATCGGCCACCTGTACAACTTCCAAGTGGTCCATTCGCTCCTCATTTTTGACATCCTAAAACTGCTGGTCAAAGGTTTTGCAGAGAAGGATGTGGAACTGGTCCTGTTCATGCTGAGGAACGTTGGCTTCGCCCTGAGGAAAGACGACGCTCTTGCTCTCAAAGAGCTCATCTCTGAAGGCCAGCGCAAGGCCGGAGAGATGGGCTCCAAGTTTCAGGATCAGACCAGA GTGCGTTTCATGCTGGAGACCATGCTGGCTTTGAAGAACAATGACATGCGGAAGATTCCAGGCTACAACCCCGAGCCTGTGGAGAGACTGCGGAAGCTGCAGAGGAGTCTG ACCAGTCAGGCGGCCGGAGGCAGCGACATGAAACTGA GTTCTCTGGACAATCTCTTGGCTGCGGAGCAAGTTGGCCGCTGGTGGATCGTCGGCTCCTCGTGGAGCGGAGCGCCCATGATCGATGAAGACGGGAAGATGAACTCCAAACAGAGCAGCGTGGAAGGCCAG TTTAGTGCCAAAGTCCTGAAACTGGCCCGGAAGCAGCGGATGAACACTGAGGTCAGGAGGAACATTTTCTGCGTGATCATGACCAGTGAGGATTATCTGGATGCCTTTGAGAAGCTGATCAG GATGGGCCTgaaggacaagcaggagagggagaTAGTTCATGTTCTGATGGACTGCTGCCTTCAGGAGAAAAGCTTCAACGCCTTCTACGCCGTGCTGGCCGAGAAGTTCTGCTCCTACGACCGACGCTTCCAG ATGACCTTCCAGTTCAGCCTGTGGGACAAGTTCAAGGAGCTGTCCAACCTTCCCAGCAGCACCTTCAACAACCTGTCCCAGCTGGTTGCCTGCTTCCTCCAGAGGAAGTGCCTCTCTCTTTCCATCCTCAAA GTCATAGAGTTTGGGGAGCTAGATAAGCCCACGGTGCGCTTCCTGCGTCAGGTGTTGACTAAACTGCTGAAGGAATGTGATCCTGAGGACATCGCCAGCATATTTGGGAG GATTTCTGGAATTCCCAAGCTCGGGATGCTGCGGGAGGGATTGAAGCTCTTCATCAGTCACTTCCTGCTGAAGAGCGCTCAGTCGCAGGGATCAGCCGAGCTGTCGGAGCGCGCTCAGGTCGCCACCAAAGCCCTGGAGGCCAGAGCGGCCAAACTCAAACTGTAG
- the lmbr1 gene encoding limb region 1 protein homolog isoform X2: MEEDDVTIREQNFHSQVREYIICFLIFAVLYIVSYCIITRYRKKSDDHEDEDAVVNRISLYLCTFTLAVSGGAVFLLPFSIISNEILLSFPKNYYIQWLNGSLIHGLWNLVSLFSNLCLFILMPFAYFFLESEGFAGSKKGIKARILETFVMLFLLALLILGIVWVASALIDNDAASMESLYDLWEFYLPYLYSCISLMGGLLLLLCTPVGLSRMFTVMGQLLVKPTILEDLDEQIYCIHLQEETLQRRLNGSSIHPYTRGGFTHQLNKELDNVRNQRNKLERRKKASGWEKNVLYPMVMLILLAGTTISVFMVAFNILYLLVDETAMPKGSTDRGIGNTTLSTFGVAQAVLQIVLMFYLMVSSVVGFYSLRAFAQLTPRKDDTTMTTVRMELRDRTPTAHC, encoded by the exons ATGGAAGAAGACGACGTTACTATCAGGGAGCAGAATTTCCACAGCCAAGTTCGAGAGTACATC atttGCTTCCTCATCTTTGCCGTCCTCTACATAGTTTCCTACTGCATCATAACCAGATACAGGAAGAAAAGCG ATGaccatgaggatgaggatgcagTTGTCAACAGAATATC TCTGTACCTGTGCACCTTCACCCTGGCAGTGTCGGGAGGTGCCGTCTTCCTGCTGCCCTTCTCCATCATCAGTAACGAGATCCTCCTTTCCTTCCCCAAAAACTATTACATCCAGTGGCTCAATGGCTCCCTCATTCACG GTCTGTGGAACCTGGTGTCGCTGTTCTCCAACCTTTGCCTCTTTATCCTGATGCCCTTTGCCTATTTCTTCTTGGAGTCTGAGGGATTTGCAGGATCGAAAAAG gGCATTAAGGCACGCATCCTTGAAACCTTTGTGATGCTCTTCTTGCTGGCTTTACTCATTCTGGGAATTGTCTGGGTGGCATCAGCACTTATTGACAATGATGCAGCCAGTATGGAGTCACTTTATG ATCTTTGGGAATTTTACCTGCCATACCTCTACTCCTGCATTTCACTTATGGGAGGACTGCTTTTACTCT TGTGCACTCCAGTGGGTTTGTCCAGGATGTTCACCGTCATGGGCCAGCTACTAGTGAAGCCAACG atcctggaggacctggatgaGCAAATTTACTGCATCCATTTGCAGGAGGAAACCCTTCAGAGGAGATTAAACG GGTCATCCATACACCCTTACACCAGAGGCGGCTTTACTCATCAGCTCAACAAAGAACTTGACAATGTTAGAAATCAGAGGAACAAACTGG agagaagaaagaaagcatCAGGTTGGGAGAAGAACGTGCTGTACCCGATGGTGATGCTGATCCTGCTCGCAGGAACG ACAATCTCAGTTTTCATGGTGGCGTTCAATATCCTCTACCTTCTTGTGGACGAGACTGCCATGCCCAAAGGATCCACA GATCGAGGTATTGGGAACACCACTCTGTCTACGTTCGGCGTGGCTCAGGCAGTACTGCAGATCGTGCTCATGTT CTACTTGATGGTGTCCTCAGTCGTTGGCTTTTACAGCCTGCGAGCCTTTGCGCAGCTCACTCCCAGGAAGGATGACACAACCATGACAACGGTGAGGATGGAGCTGAGGGACAGG ACTCCTACTGCTCACTGTTGA